One Brassica oleracea var. oleracea cultivar TO1000 chromosome C7, BOL, whole genome shotgun sequence genomic window carries:
- the LOC106303199 gene encoding cyclin-H1-1-like: protein MELFISLPAYWFCLNKSDSERESPSIAERYKAANQRAVQLVEKCGTTQVEVDASGLLTYPIEKGDAGDQPDKKLKPLSVDEERFMRAFYEAKVQEVCSAFEFPHKIQATALQYFKRFYLQWFVMQHHPKEIMLTCVYAACKIEENHVSAEEIGKGIKQDHHVILKYEMAVLQSLEFDLIVYAPYRAIEGFIGNMEEFLQARDDEIQKLESLLKAATGEADKVMLTDAPLAFFFALAALRIANGVLGVVDFDRYLESIVSQPNSEHTTSELTRLLDDIESLVKSYRYPSEKDMKHINRKLKSCLGHSSSHDESKKREKRSKHKAHRSPNDAPKGARR, encoded by the exons CTAATCAGAGGGCAGTGCAATTGGTGGAGAAG TGTGGAACAACTCAAGTTGAAGTAGATGCCAGTGGATTACTAACTTATCCTATTGAGAAAGGTGATGCAGGAGATCAAC CTGATAAGAAGCTTAAACCGTTGAGTGTTGATGAAGAACGGTTCATGAGAGCATTTTATGAGGCAAAGGTTCAAGAAGTATGCAGTGCCTTTGAATTTCCTCACAAGATTCAG GCAACAGCTCTCCAGTACTTTAAAAGGTTTTATCTGCAATGGTTTGTTATGCAACATCATCCAAAAGAAATAAT GTTAACTTGTGTGTATGCAGCATGTAAAATAGAGGAGAACCATGTATCTGCTGAGGAAATAGGGAAAGGGATTAAACAAGATCACCACGTAATTCTCAAGTATGAGATGGCTGTTCTTCAG AGTCTGGAATTTGATCTGATTGTCTATGCACCGTATCGTGCAATCGAAGGCTTTATTGGTAACATGGAG GAGTTTCTTCAAGCTAGAGATGATGAAATCCAGAAGCTGGAG AGTTTGCTCAAAGCGGCAACAGGAGAGGCCGATAAAGTTATGCTCACAGATGCTCCCTTAGCCTTTTTT TTTGCGTTGGCTGCTCTGCGTATTGCAAATGGGGTTCTCGGAGTGGTTGACTTTGATAG GTACCTGGAGAGCATTGTTTCTCAGCCGAACTCTGAGCACACGACTTCAGAGCTCACTAGATTACTTGATGACATAGAATCTTTG GTAAAGAGCTACAGATATCCAAGTGAAAAGGACATGAAGCATATTAATCGGAAGCTTAAATCTTGTTTAGGACATAGTTCTTCACATGACGA GAGCAAGAAACGGGAGAAGAGATCGAAGCACAAGGCACATAGGAGCCCCAATGATGCACCAAAGGGAGCGCGCCGATAG
- the LOC106306356 gene encoding putative protease Do-like 14 codes for MMNLLRSAVSSSKRSSVLRVVAVATATSGVVYSTDTGTRISVAIPESIQESKSLPWQFSQSLINRTEQSLFGNLAAFSARVSPKPEAAASNDEKRAPVEDSDSVKPPSGGFLGRDTIANAAARIGPAVVNLSVPQGFHGITTGKSIGSGTIIDADGTILTCAHVVVDFQSIRQSSKGRVDVTLQDGRTFEGVVLNADLQSDIALVKINSKTLLPTAKLGFSSKLRPGDWVIAVGCPLSLQNTITAGIVSCVDRKSSDLGLRGTGREYLQTDCAINAGNSGGPLVNLDGEVIGVNIMKVLAADGLGFSVPIDSVSKIIEHFKKSGRVIRPWIGLKMIELNKMIIAQLKERYPMFPDVEKGILVPTVIPGSPADRAGFKPGDVVVRFDGKPVETIKELIEIMDDRVGQRIRVVVERSSKETVTLEVIPEEANPDM; via the exons ATGATGAATTTGCTG AGAAGTGCCGTCTCATCTTCGAAGCGAAGCTCGGTTCTTCGCGTCGTCGCTGTAGCTACCGCTACTTCTGGAGTTGTTTATAGTACAGATACAG GAACGAGAATATCAGTGGCTATCCCAGAATCTATTCAAGAATCTAAGTCATTGCCTTGGCAGTTCTCACAGAGTTTGATTAATCGCACAGAGCAAAGCTTGTTTG GAAATTTGGCGGCGTTTTCTGCCAGAGTTAGTCCAAAACCAGAAGCAGCTGCAAGTAATGATGAGAAGAGAGCTCCTGTTGAAGATTCGGATAGTGTGAAACCACCGAGCGGTGGGTTCTTGGGGAGGGATACAATCGCTAATGCGGCTGCCAGAATAGGACCGGCTGTTGTCAATCTCTCTGTTCCTCAAG GATTTCATGGGATTACTACCGGAAAGAGTATCGGTTCTGGTACGATCATTGACGCTGATGGCACAATATTGACTTGTGCTCACGTTGTAGTCGATTTTCAGAGTATTCGCCAGTCATCTAAAGGAAGG GTTGATGTGACATTGCAAGATGGTAGGACGTTTGAAGGTGTGGTGCTGAATGCTGATTTACAGTCCGACATTGCATTAGTGAAGATAAACTCAAAGACTCTATTGCCAACTGCTAAGCTTGGTTTCTCGAGTAAGCTTCGTCCAGGGGACTGGGTAATAGCTGTGGGTTGTCCTCTTTCTCTTCAGAATACAATAACCGCCGGTATCGTTAG CTGTGTTGATCGCAAAAGCAGTGATTTGGGTTTAAGAGGCACAGGTAGAGAATACCTCCAAACAGACTGTGCTATCAACGCT GGAAACTCAGGCGGGCCTCTTGTGAATTTGGACGGAGAAGTGATTGGTGTTAATATCATGAAAGTCTTAGCTGCAGATGGGCTCGGCTTCTCTGTGCCAATTGATTCAGTCTCCAAAATCATCGAGCATTTCAAGAAAAGCGG TAGAGTAATTCGTCCATGGATTGGGCTAAAAATGATCGAACTCAACAAAATGATCATTGCTCAGCTTAAGGAACGGTACCCGATGTTTCCTGATGTGGAAAAAGGCATTCTTGTCCCTACG GTGATTCCAGGATCACCAGCTGATCGAGCTGGATTCAAACCTGGTGATGTTGTTGTGAGATTTGACGGCAAGCCGGTCGAGACCATCAAGGAG TTAATAGAGATAATGGACGATAGAGTTGGGCAGCGGATCCGAGTAGTGGTGGAGAGATCAAGTAAAGAAACGGTCACACTAGAAGTCATTCCTGAGGAGGCCAATCCAGACATGTGA
- the LOC106301786 gene encoding probable histone H2A.5, whose amino-acid sequence MESSPAAAAKPARGAGGRKGGDRKKSVSKSVKAGLQFPVGRISRYLKKGRYAIRYGAGAPVYLAAVLEYLAAEVLELAGNAARDNKKNRINPRHLCLAIRNDEELGKLLHGVTIASGGVLPNINPVLLPKRSASQTEKPEKAAKAAKSPKKA is encoded by the exons ATGGAGTCGTCACCAGCAGCAGCAGCGAAGCCGGCGAGAGGCGCAGGAGGAAGGAAAGGAGGTGATCGGAAGAAGAGTGTTTCCAAGTCCGTCAAGGCTGGTCTTCAGTTTCCCGTCGGTCGTATCTCTCGTTACTTGAAGAAAGGTCGTTACGCGATCAGGTACGGCGCCGGTGCTCCCGTCTACCTCGCCGCCGTCCTCGAGTACCTCGCCGCCGAG GTTCTGGAGCTTGCTGGGAACGCAGCGAGGGACAACAAGAAGAACAGGATAAACCCGAGGCATCTCTGCTTGGCGATAAGGAACGATGAAGAATTGGGGAAGTTGCTCCACGGAGTCACCATCGCGAGCGGTGGAGTTCTTCCTAACATCAACCCGGTTCTTCTTCCCAAGAGATCCGCATCTCAAACTGAGAAGCCTGAGAAAGCTGCTAAAGCTGCCAAATCTCCCAAGAAGGCTTAA
- the LOC106303200 gene encoding uncharacterized protein LOC106303200 — MATAGPGTPHKIKESTRFYPYFKDCVGAIDGTHIFAMVQKYDAAPFRNRKGDISQNVLAACNFDLEFIYVLSGWEGSAHDSKILNDALTRNTNRLPVPEEKDSKDVEDVEEVNNNDEEILVTQDQQREHANQVRATIATDMWRDFINV; from the exons ATGGCTACCGCCGGACCCGGAACACCTCACAAGATTAAAGAAAGTACAAGATTTTATCCATACTTCAAG GATTGTGTCGGAGCTATCGATGGTACACATATATTTGCAATGGTGCAAAAATATGATGCAGCTCCTTTCCGCAACAGAAAAGGTGATATATCCCAAAATGTGTTGGCTGCATGTAATTTTGATCTTGAATTCATATACGTACTTAGTGGATGGGAAGGTTCAGCTCATGATTCAAAGATATTAAATGATGCTTTAACAAGGAACACTAATCGACTACCAGTTCCAGAAG AAAAAGACTCTAAGGATGTAGAAGATGTTGAAGAAGTTAATAACAATGATGAAGAAATTCTTGTAACTCAGGATCAGCAAAGAGAACATGCCAATCAAGTGAGAGCCACAATAGCAACAGATATGTGGAGAGATTTTATAAATGTATAA
- the LOC106305509 gene encoding uncharacterized protein LOC106305509 yields MASVNLQLIAVVNQDLQQVLNASHERWLNAEELHILFQNRALLPQSTYTVDALGLYRVRMLTFADDHAWTLFPNGNRVIGGRVVHGGLTFNYTFAQSPDLQRRTIRRRQLYENHTFVHYVAV; encoded by the exons ATGGCATCCGTGAATCTTCAACTAATAGCGGTTGTTAACCAGG ATCTTCAGCAAGTACTAAACGCCTCCCACGAGCGGTGGCTCAACGCCGAGGAACTGCATATTTTGTTTCAGAATCGTGCACTTCTGCCTCAATCAACTTATACAGTAGATGCGCTGGGCCTATACCGAGTACGGATGCTTACATTCGCCGACGATCACGCATGGACTCTGTTTCCAAATGGCAACCGGGTCATAGGCGGTAGGGTAGTTCACGGAGGCCTGACGTTTAATTACACTTTCGCGCAAAGCCCCGATCTTCAACGCCGAACCATACGCCGCCGACAATT GTACGAGAATCATACGTTTGTTCACTACGTGGCGGTTTAG